From a region of the Mercurialis annua linkage group LG1-X, ddMerAnnu1.2, whole genome shotgun sequence genome:
- the LOC126665173 gene encoding uncharacterized protein LOC126665173, with amino-acid sequence MDFHSFSRKELQALCKKNKIPANITNIAMADALKALEMVEGLEELLNAPRSESPERTTNAEPRTAIRTSTRRNPTNAEPESSQILTRTRRATRRTGAEEAEQENKDVNLLVTPAVPASRRRVPAASARRKIDAQLLDTVEDVKPVVEEKNDVPPETPAMQSTRRKATVASTRKKMEVQKDVNSVQRAYGTRNSVRLLEKSLGGLSLKEEKTVDAVKIEGLYEDNEQVELKKNVTEGDSWKDESLQDEGEIKHEVYEENITNDDNKVVDSVKVEIGTESCTKSDGHLELNDGGDKYDDNSDELLPLQVETSVKAVDLIDESICENVMISENSETIDNQESDLEPETEKEVIDKEKEAIDNQEPDIITGISETDNQESDLEPETEKEVEAIDDQEPDIITGNSDIDNQESDLEPETEKEVIDNEKEEAIDNQESLNEEVSDNSSHYLVEIPVMESAEEVCVKLVDSLSPNITEVEGEVSVQVMDSTEVVAEEDSDGDDTEEESDGYVSDDSEENENMEVIQTEKSVIRSGLEDKMCDSDVTEAKGSSMAAQASGLVSSPFAANTIQGLFPRPTASAKKQMTNTKIIPTDINKENFLNNGMKVEPKKKTAIDEDISLRKLSKMLREKLQKLEITDKDNEGKNASVLEVGARTALKKLPDNIATAAAEPDLN; translated from the exons ATGGATTTTCACAGCTTTTCAAGAAAAGAGCTCCAAGCTCTCTGCAAGAAGAACAAAATTCCAGCTAATATCACCAATATTGCCATGGCTGATGCTCTCAAAGCTCTTGAGATG GTGGAAGGACTTGAAGAGCTCTTGAATGCACCCAGATCAGAATCCCCGGAGAGAACTACTAATGCAGAGCCCAGAACTGCAATCAGAACCTCAACTAGGAGGAACCCTACTAATGCTGAGCCTGAAAGTTCACAAATTTTGACTCGGACTCGCCGTGCTACAAGAAGAACTGGTGCAGAAGAAGCTGAACAAGAAAACAAAGATGTAAATTTACTTGTCACGCCGGCAGTCCCAGCTAGCCGGAGAAGGGTACCAGCCGCTTCAGCTCGCAGGAAAATCGATGCCCAATTGTTGGATACTGTGGAGGATGTGAAACCAGTTGTTGAAGAAAAGAATGATGTGCCACCAGAGACTCCAGCAATGCAAAGCACCCGCAGGAAGGCGACTGTGGCTTCAACGAGGAAGAAAATGGAGGTGCAAAAAGATGTGAATTCGGTGCAGAGAGCCTATGGTACAAGGAATTCAGTGAGATTGCTGGAGAAAAGCTTAGGAGGGTTGAGCTTAAAAGAGGAAAAGACAGTTGATGCTGTGAAGATTGAGGGGTTGTATGAGGACAATGAGCAAGTTGAACTAAAGAAGAATGTGACTG AAGGAGATTCTTGGAAAGATGAGTCATTACAAGATGAAGGTGAAATAAAGCATGAAGTTTATGAGGAAAACATTACTAATGATGACAATAAAGTGGTTGACAGTGTGAAGGTGGAAATAGGTACTGAGAGTTGCACTAAATCTGATGGCCATCTAGAACTAAATGATGGAGGAGACAAATATGATGATAATTCGGATGAATTACTTCCCCTCCAAGTTGAAACATCAGTGAAGGCAGTAGATTTGATTGATGAATCAATTTGTGAAAATG TTATGATATCTGAAAACTCAGAAACTATTGATAATCAAGAATCTGATTTGGAGCCTGAAACTGAAAAGGAAGTGATTGACAAAGAGAAGGAAGCTATAGACAATCAAGAACCAGATATCATAACTGGAATTTCAGAAACTGATAATCAAGAATCTGATTTGGAGCCTGAAACTGAAAAGGAAGTGGAGGCTATAGACGATCAAGAACCAGATATCATAACTGGAAACTCAGACATTGATAATCAAGAATCTGATTTGGAGCCTGAAACTGAAAAGGAAGTGATTGACAATGAGAAGGAAGAAGCTATTGACAATCAAGAATCTTTGAATGAAGAGGTGTCCGATAACAGTTCTCATTATCTTGTGGAGATTCCTGTTATGGAATCTGCAGAAGAAGTTTGTGTTAAACTTGTTGATTCATTGAGCCCAAATATAACTGAAGTTGAGGGTGAAGTTTCTGTCCAAGTGATGGACTCAACTGAAGTTGTGGCTGAGGAAGATTCTGATGGAGATGACACCGAGGAAGAGTCTGACGGCTATGTTTCCGATGACAGTGAAGAAAATGAGAATATGGAAGTAATCCAAACTGAGAAGTCAGTGATCAGGAGTGGGCTTGAGGATAAAATGTGTGATTCTGATGTAACTGAAGCTAAAGGATCTTCCATGGCAGCCCAAGCCAGTGGCTTGGTTTCTTCACCATTTGCAGCGAACACAATTCAGGGCCTGTTCCCTCGTCCAACTGCTTCAGCCAAGAAACAGATGACAAATACAAAGATAATCCCTACAGACATTAACAAGGAGAACTTTTTAAACAATGGAATGAAAGTAGAGCCAAAGAAGAAAACCGCCATCGATGAGGATATCAGTCTAAGGAAGCTCTCTAAGATGCTGCGAGAAAAACTGCAAAAACTAGAGATTACCGATAAGGACAACGAAGGAAAAAACGCCTCAGTCTTAGAG GTAGGAGCAAGAACAGCACTTAAGAAACTGCCAGATAATATTGCAACTGCTGCTGCTGAGCCAGACCTGAACTGA